From Spirosoma agri, one genomic window encodes:
- a CDS encoding CHAT domain-containing protein has protein sequence MAQCSALRSDALQLRKYPAASFSESITQAIRLQDRWAACRERQDSAFVQLVLFTGNAYFDTGNYPAAIDHYKRAIRASRNQPQLRSLLLQSYHWLGTSYLYNNQADLAEATFHTVLDNVHQWPGNSLWGGRACLNIAYLSLSNGDYQQAITYAENGQRFAQESRNPALQAQLLREKANALKALTNYKEAVPLIYEAIRLADLAKDLPGLAEYYQLLGDLESKQSQPNAAKIAYKRALVYCEKTGNDFLKALVLTNLGFLHYSQADYAEAINYNQQALLSQKNSFSRARLFNNLGACWWKIGQYNKALKTYQQGFLSMPIGFKDSLIMANPAAQTIRNALRKEVLLTLIKDKADTWLDYAKATASPQRFRHALDTYAVADQMIDFMRWEHTGQQSKLYWRQKTRGLYERAIETCYRLNDTEQAFRFLEKSRAVLLADKLNELGARQKLAPSQIEQEQRLRQAVNDQQNKLAGLSPDSASYASIRGILLSKQDSLDTFLKQLEASNPAYFRYKYDNATTTLAELQRYLKKQSGSLVTYFVGDSALYIMSVTSEKARLRKQSIQPYNQTLSQFATLLASPEAMSKMTNVNRFLTLSHSLYQQLLAPLNLPKGRVVISPDGFFVPFDALSRSGTKPEYAINDYAFSYAYSASLLMKNNDKLARMPRLKTRDFLGIAPVEFSRLGQVMLSGSEVALKPIADRFNSSTMLIRQAATRRAFLTQAPLHRVIHLFTHANADSTDQEPMLYFADSTMRLSDLGDGALPNAELVILAACKTGVGTNQRGEGVFSLARGFSALGVPSVLTTLWSVQNQATYQLTTLFYKYLDEGHPKDIALQRAKQEWLTNAEGINQLPNYWAGLIIVGDTEPLSRTNHWLWIGGVLLTGLVVFGCWLYVQKRPTKLVSA, from the coding sequence TTGGCTCAGTGTTCTGCATTGCGGTCTGACGCGTTGCAGTTGCGTAAATACCCGGCAGCGAGTTTTTCTGAGTCAATCACTCAGGCGATTCGTTTACAGGATCGTTGGGCCGCTTGTCGGGAACGCCAGGATTCTGCTTTTGTACAACTTGTGTTATTTACGGGCAATGCCTATTTTGATACGGGGAACTATCCGGCTGCTATCGATCACTACAAGCGAGCCATCCGTGCAAGCCGGAATCAACCACAACTCCGGTCTCTTCTACTGCAAAGCTACCATTGGTTGGGAACGAGCTATCTCTATAACAACCAGGCTGATCTGGCTGAAGCGACGTTTCATACCGTTCTGGATAATGTCCATCAATGGCCGGGCAATAGCCTGTGGGGCGGACGTGCGTGCTTAAATATAGCCTATCTGAGTCTTTCCAATGGCGATTATCAGCAGGCGATAACCTATGCTGAAAACGGACAACGATTTGCACAGGAAAGCCGAAATCCTGCTTTACAGGCTCAACTCTTACGAGAAAAAGCGAATGCGTTAAAAGCATTAACGAATTACAAGGAAGCCGTTCCATTAATTTATGAAGCAATTCGACTCGCTGATCTGGCTAAGGATTTACCAGGCTTAGCCGAATACTATCAACTGTTGGGTGATCTGGAGTCTAAGCAAAGTCAACCGAATGCGGCTAAAATTGCCTATAAACGAGCGTTAGTCTATTGTGAAAAGACAGGTAATGACTTTCTGAAAGCATTGGTACTTACTAATTTGGGTTTTTTGCATTACTCACAGGCCGACTATGCTGAAGCAATCAACTACAATCAGCAGGCTTTATTAAGTCAGAAGAACTCGTTTAGTCGTGCCCGTCTCTTCAACAACCTCGGCGCTTGTTGGTGGAAAATTGGCCAGTATAACAAAGCGTTGAAAACGTATCAACAGGGCTTTCTTTCAATGCCAATCGGGTTTAAAGACTCGCTGATCATGGCTAATCCTGCGGCTCAAACGATTCGTAACGCGCTCCGCAAAGAAGTTCTCCTGACACTGATTAAAGATAAAGCCGATACCTGGCTCGACTACGCGAAAGCGACCGCCAGTCCACAACGATTTCGACACGCACTCGACACGTATGCAGTCGCCGATCAGATGATTGATTTCATGCGGTGGGAGCATACCGGCCAGCAGTCAAAACTGTATTGGCGGCAAAAAACGCGTGGTCTTTACGAGCGGGCCATCGAAACTTGTTATCGGCTCAATGATACCGAACAGGCGTTCCGGTTCCTGGAGAAAAGTAGAGCCGTTCTGCTGGCCGACAAGCTAAATGAACTGGGTGCCCGGCAAAAATTAGCACCCTCGCAAATTGAACAGGAACAGCGATTGCGACAGGCCGTTAATGATCAGCAAAACAAACTCGCCGGATTGTCGCCCGATAGTGCCAGCTATGCATCAATTCGCGGCATTTTACTGAGCAAACAGGATAGTTTAGACACCTTTCTGAAGCAACTGGAAGCGTCGAACCCGGCTTACTTTCGCTATAAGTATGACAACGCCACGACTACCCTCGCCGAATTACAGCGATACCTGAAAAAGCAATCGGGTTCACTGGTGACGTACTTCGTGGGCGATAGTGCCCTCTACATCATGAGCGTTACGAGTGAAAAAGCCAGGTTGCGCAAGCAGTCGATCCAGCCTTACAACCAGACGCTGAGTCAGTTTGCAACTTTGCTGGCAAGCCCGGAAGCTATGAGCAAGATGACCAATGTAAACCGTTTTCTGACGCTCAGTCATAGCTTATACCAACAGCTACTGGCTCCTCTGAATTTGCCGAAAGGCCGCGTCGTTATTTCCCCCGATGGTTTTTTTGTCCCGTTCGATGCCTTGAGCCGTTCCGGGACCAAGCCTGAGTATGCCATCAATGACTATGCCTTTAGCTACGCCTATTCCGCTAGCCTGTTGATGAAAAATAACGACAAACTTGCCCGGATGCCACGTCTCAAAACGCGTGATTTTCTGGGTATTGCACCCGTAGAGTTTTCCCGCCTAGGACAGGTTATGCTATCCGGTTCAGAAGTGGCGCTGAAGCCCATTGCGGACCGGTTTAATTCGTCAACCATGCTGATCCGTCAGGCTGCCACTCGCCGGGCTTTTCTGACCCAGGCCCCATTACATCGGGTCATTCACCTGTTCACACATGCCAACGCCGATAGCACCGATCAGGAACCGATGCTTTATTTTGCTGACTCAACCATGCGGTTGTCGGATCTGGGCGACGGTGCTTTGCCTAATGCGGAACTGGTTATTCTGGCTGCCTGTAAAACGGGTGTTGGTACCAATCAGCGCGGTGAAGGGGTGTTCAGTCTGGCGCGGGGCTTCTCGGCACTAGGCGTACCCAGTGTATTGACGACGCTGTGGAGCGTTCAGAATCAGGCTACCTATCAATTGACTACGCTCTTTTACAAATACCTGGATGAAGGCCATCCTAAAGACATAGCGCTGCAACGGGCTAAACAGGAATGGCTCACGAATGCGGAAGGTATTAACCAGTTGCCCAACTATTGGGCTGGGCTAATCATTGTCGGCGATACCGAACCGTTGTCGCGAACCAATCACTGGTTGTGGATTGGGGGCGTATTGTTAACGGGCCTCGTTGTCTTTGGATGTTGGCTTTATGTACAAAAGCGACCCACAAAACTGGTCAGTGCCTGA
- a CDS encoding CvfB family protein: MIDIGRMNTLTALRETSVGFFLGEPDSENPQDDVLLPNKYVPTSLAVGDKLDVFLYTDSEDRPIATTLTPHIMRDEFAPLPVVAVSSAGAFLNWGLEKDLLVPYREQSRPMEVGQWYVVYMYLDEDTNRLVASSKVSRFLDDDSSDLVKGDEVDLLAYEATDLGYNVIINDRFQGLLYHSSIFRPIQIGDRMPGFIKHIRDDKLIDVSLQQEGFQNVEPNAQRILDELKANKGFLPLTDHSDPKLIYQTLEMSKKTFKKAVGVLYKERKIVLQSDGIALA; this comes from the coding sequence ATGATTGACATCGGTCGCATGAATACGCTTACGGCCCTGCGTGAAACCAGCGTTGGGTTTTTTCTGGGTGAGCCCGACTCCGAGAATCCTCAGGATGATGTGTTATTGCCCAACAAATACGTTCCAACGTCGCTGGCGGTCGGCGATAAACTCGACGTTTTCCTGTACACGGATTCCGAGGATCGACCCATAGCCACCACGCTGACACCGCATATCATGCGCGATGAGTTCGCTCCGTTACCGGTTGTTGCTGTCTCAAGTGCGGGGGCTTTCCTGAACTGGGGACTGGAAAAAGACTTACTCGTTCCTTATCGGGAGCAGAGCCGTCCCATGGAAGTGGGACAGTGGTATGTCGTGTACATGTATCTCGACGAAGATACCAACCGACTGGTGGCATCCAGCAAGGTAAGCCGCTTTCTGGACGATGATTCGTCCGATCTGGTCAAAGGTGACGAAGTCGACTTGCTGGCCTACGAAGCCACTGACCTTGGTTACAACGTTATCATCAATGACCGTTTTCAGGGGCTGTTATACCATAGTAGCATTTTTCGTCCAATACAAATCGGCGATCGTATGCCGGGGTTTATCAAACACATCCGCGACGATAAACTGATCGATGTCAGTCTGCAACAGGAGGGGTTCCAGAATGTCGAACCCAACGCGCAACGTATTCTGGACGAGCTAAAAGCAAACAAAGGCTTTCTGCCACTAACGGATCACAGCGATCCCAAACTCATCTACCAGACCCTGGAAATGAGTAAGAAAACGTTTAAGAAAGCCGTTGGTGTTCTCTACAAGGAACGGAAAATCGTTCTGCAGAGCGATGGGATTGCCTTGGCATAA
- a CDS encoding FUSC family protein: MNRRTRQVNYFLSGQYFSYGLRTTVSILLPALVLAQFGQLVPGMAMSMGALSVSLSDAPGPIQHRRNGMAATVLLGFLVAIVTGFARMNDYTLGLEILLFGFLFSMLAVFGTRATSVGTAAILIMILTLDRPLNPVGVLREAGLILAGSVWYSAISLLVSQLQPYRPAQQALGLCIHEIAKFMGIKADFYNTATELDTDYRRLVTQQVTVSEKQDEVRDLLFKNRQFVAESTTTSRLLVLTFVDVVDLYEQIVTMYYDYAAIRERFGQTGVLDTIARLIRRLSTELDHIGLAIQAVVPHRRKSIDFTEALNKLKGEIDLLGDQEGSTLVLKKILVSLRNISQRLATMQAHIAEPDTNPTSLDDLQYGRFVSHQAIDLQSLRNNLTLASSVFRHSVRVALAMLLGYVVTQLLDYGHHSYWVLLTISVILKPAFSLTKQRNFERIIGTFAGGLIGLAILTFIPNKTTHFVLMVLFMLGTYSAQRVNYIIMVICLTPYILILFNFLGISYFGAAEERLFDTILGGIIAFTASYLIFPRWESEQLSKPLRDILVANVRYLQMLLTVLSGKPISVVDYKLARKEVYVTSANLSAAFERMVSEPKHKQRNERLVYNFVVLNHILSANVATVTSTLLTDEPRSYAPALLRPIKRALFTLSESLRRLDDTIEKPSIEVSGTTLSGVDAPPATADDRLFIEQLNFIQQVSGDISKLVDQLKTS; encoded by the coding sequence ATGAACAGACGCACACGGCAAGTTAATTATTTTTTGTCCGGCCAGTACTTTTCGTACGGGTTGCGGACTACCGTGTCGATTCTGTTGCCCGCTTTGGTATTGGCTCAGTTTGGGCAGCTAGTGCCCGGTATGGCCATGTCGATGGGTGCGCTGAGCGTGAGCCTGAGCGATGCCCCCGGCCCCATTCAGCACCGACGCAATGGTATGGCCGCTACGGTTTTGCTGGGATTTCTGGTGGCCATCGTGACCGGCTTTGCCCGAATGAATGACTACACACTGGGTCTTGAAATTCTGCTTTTCGGCTTTCTTTTTTCTATGCTCGCCGTGTTCGGCACTCGTGCTACTTCCGTCGGGACGGCAGCCATACTAATCATGATCCTTACTCTTGATCGACCGCTCAACCCCGTTGGGGTGTTGCGGGAAGCGGGGTTAATTCTGGCCGGGTCGGTCTGGTATTCAGCAATTAGCCTGCTGGTTTCGCAACTTCAACCCTACCGTCCGGCGCAACAGGCATTGGGGCTGTGTATTCACGAGATTGCCAAATTCATGGGTATCAAGGCCGACTTCTACAACACGGCCACCGAACTGGATACGGACTACCGCCGGTTGGTTACGCAGCAGGTAACCGTTAGCGAAAAACAGGACGAAGTTCGGGACCTGCTCTTTAAGAACCGGCAGTTTGTGGCCGAATCGACCACCACCAGCCGACTACTGGTGCTCACGTTTGTCGATGTTGTTGATCTCTACGAGCAGATTGTCACGATGTATTACGACTACGCAGCCATCCGCGAACGGTTCGGTCAAACGGGCGTGCTGGATACGATAGCCCGGCTCATCCGTCGGTTATCGACCGAGCTCGATCACATCGGTCTGGCGATTCAGGCCGTTGTTCCCCACCGCCGAAAATCGATCGACTTCACAGAAGCGCTGAACAAACTAAAAGGCGAAATTGACTTGCTGGGCGATCAGGAAGGCAGCACGTTGGTACTCAAGAAAATTCTGGTCAGCCTACGGAATATAAGTCAGCGGCTGGCCACCATGCAAGCGCATATTGCCGAACCAGACACGAACCCAACCTCGCTCGATGACCTGCAATATGGTCGCTTTGTATCGCATCAGGCGATCGATCTGCAATCGTTGCGAAACAATTTAACGTTGGCTTCATCCGTTTTTCGCCATTCGGTGCGGGTGGCACTGGCCATGCTGCTCGGCTATGTTGTTACGCAATTGCTCGACTACGGCCACCATAGCTACTGGGTATTGCTGACCATTTCGGTCATCCTGAAACCAGCGTTCAGCCTGACGAAGCAACGGAATTTCGAGCGAATCATCGGTACGTTTGCCGGGGGACTGATCGGCCTTGCCATTCTGACGTTCATACCGAACAAGACTACTCATTTTGTGCTGATGGTGCTGTTCATGCTTGGCACCTATAGTGCGCAGCGGGTCAACTACATCATTATGGTCATCTGCCTGACACCGTACATTCTTATTCTTTTTAACTTCCTGGGAATTAGCTATTTCGGAGCAGCTGAAGAGCGATTATTCGATACAATTCTGGGCGGGATCATCGCCTTCACGGCCAGTTACCTTATCTTTCCCCGCTGGGAGTCCGAGCAACTCAGCAAACCGCTGCGGGATATTCTGGTCGCCAACGTTCGGTACCTTCAAATGCTGCTTACCGTTCTGTCGGGCAAACCCATTAGCGTCGTGGACTACAAACTGGCCCGCAAGGAAGTGTATGTTACATCGGCCAACCTATCGGCAGCCTTTGAACGGATGGTATCGGAGCCAAAGCACAAGCAGCGGAACGAACGGCTTGTCTATAATTTCGTGGTGCTGAACCACATCCTATCGGCCAATGTCGCTACGGTCACCTCAACCTTGCTCACCGACGAACCAAGGTCCTACGCACCGGCCCTGCTCCGCCCCATCAAGCGGGCGCTTTTCACCTTGTCCGAGAGCCTTCGCCGGTTGGATGATACGATCGAGAAGCCGTCAATAGAAGTGTCCGGGACTACCCTATCAGGGGTCGATGCCCCCCCTGCAACGGCGGATGATCGATTGTTTATCGAACAATTAAACTTCATTCAGCAGGTTAGTGGCGACATCAGTAAACTAGTTGACCAGCTCAAGACCAGCTAA
- a CDS encoding ABC transporter ATP-binding protein, protein MTILWKYLKPYRWLAVVALLLAGVAQILALVDPIIFGKLIDEYATHPGSKTDSEKIRGVLQLLALAVGVAILSNVTKAFQEYMTRLVVQKFGTDIFNDGLKQTLRLSYQEFGDQSSGATLSILQKVRTDTERFINSFVNVLFSSIVGMGFLVWYAITKHWALVPVFVIGVLLLGGLTGLLSKQIKTTQRSINRETALLSGVITESLRNIELIKSLGLTFPEIRRLRTQTGRIFELEMFKVRRVRLLSFWQSTTLNLLRQSILFILLWLIFRHVLSTGELISMQFISVSIFNPLQELGNIILAYREAEAGLNSFNQLMQKPIERNPESPVEVGPVERLRFANVVFRHKGANQNAIDGVSFEASLGDTIAFVGPSGSGKSTMVKLLVGLYRPLGGEIYYNDISTRDIRFNPMRRQIGFVTQDTHLFSGTIRENLLFVKPDATEAELLDALEKAACDHLLARSEKGLDTQIGEGGLKMSGGEKQRLSIARALVRHPRLLIFDEATSALDSLTEEEITDTVRSVSALNEQITILIAHRLSTILHANTIFVLEKGKIVETGSHDELVAQKGLYYAMWRQQIGERRAV, encoded by the coding sequence ATGACCATTTTGTGGAAGTACCTGAAGCCATACCGCTGGTTGGCTGTGGTGGCATTGCTATTGGCTGGCGTTGCGCAAATCCTTGCCTTGGTTGACCCGATCATCTTTGGCAAACTCATTGACGAATACGCCACGCACCCCGGCTCAAAAACCGATTCCGAAAAAATCAGGGGTGTCTTGCAGTTACTGGCCCTGGCCGTTGGCGTTGCCATACTCTCGAACGTGACGAAAGCCTTTCAGGAATACATGACCCGGCTGGTTGTTCAGAAATTCGGGACCGACATCTTCAATGATGGCCTTAAGCAAACGTTACGGCTGTCATATCAGGAATTCGGCGATCAGAGCAGCGGTGCTACGCTGTCCATTCTGCAAAAGGTCCGTACCGATACCGAGCGGTTCATCAACTCGTTCGTCAATGTCCTGTTTTCGTCCATCGTGGGTATGGGCTTTCTGGTCTGGTATGCGATTACGAAACATTGGGCCCTAGTGCCTGTTTTCGTGATTGGCGTGCTCCTGCTGGGTGGTCTTACGGGGCTGCTCAGCAAGCAGATCAAGACGACGCAACGGTCGATCAACCGCGAAACGGCTCTGTTGTCGGGCGTCATTACGGAATCGCTGCGCAATATTGAACTGATTAAAAGCCTCGGCTTAACCTTTCCCGAGATTCGTCGGCTACGCACACAAACGGGTCGAATTTTCGAACTGGAGATGTTTAAGGTACGGCGCGTCCGGCTGCTGTCGTTCTGGCAAAGCACAACGCTCAACCTGCTGCGACAGTCGATCCTGTTCATTCTGTTATGGCTGATATTCCGCCATGTGCTGAGTACGGGTGAGCTGATCTCGATGCAGTTCATTTCGGTCTCTATCTTCAATCCCTTGCAGGAGTTGGGCAACATTATTCTGGCCTATCGGGAAGCCGAAGCCGGGCTGAACAGTTTCAACCAGTTGATGCAGAAACCGATCGAGCGTAATCCGGAGTCGCCCGTTGAGGTCGGCCCTGTCGAACGGTTGCGCTTTGCCAATGTGGTATTTCGGCATAAGGGAGCCAATCAAAACGCTATCGATGGTGTTTCGTTTGAGGCATCACTCGGCGACACGATTGCCTTCGTTGGGCCGTCGGGTTCGGGGAAGTCGACGATGGTAAAATTACTGGTGGGCCTTTACCGGCCCCTTGGTGGTGAAATTTATTACAACGACATTTCCACCCGAGATATTCGGTTCAACCCAATGCGTCGCCAGATCGGTTTTGTTACGCAGGACACGCACCTCTTTTCCGGAACAATTCGGGAGAACCTGCTATTCGTCAAGCCGGACGCGACCGAAGCCGAATTACTCGATGCGTTGGAAAAAGCGGCCTGCGATCATTTGCTGGCTCGCTCCGAAAAAGGGCTCGACACCCAGATCGGCGAAGGCGGGTTGAAAATGTCGGGGGGTGAGAAGCAGCGATTATCCATTGCAAGGGCGTTGGTCAGGCACCCGCGCCTGCTCATTTTCGACGAAGCAACATCGGCGCTCGATTCGCTCACGGAGGAAGAAATTACGGATACCGTACGCAGTGTCTCGGCGCTGAATGAACAGATTACGATCCTGATTGCGCACCGCCTTTCCACCATTCTGCACGCGAACACTATTTTCGTGCTTGAAAAAGGAAAAATCGTCGAAACCGGTAGTCACGATGAACTGGTTGCGCAGAAAGGGCTTTATTACGCCATGTGGCGGCAACAAATCGGCGAACGCAGAGCGGTATAA
- the rpiB gene encoding ribose 5-phosphate isomerase B, which translates to MKIAIGSDHAGFRYKEAIKKFLTDLGHEVIDKGTYAETPSVDYPLFIRPVAEAVAAGEVERGVVLGGSGNGEAITANRIKGVRCALCWNEESARLGRQHNDANVISIGERMMSEETALKLVQIWLDTPFEGGRHLARIQELDE; encoded by the coding sequence ATGAAAATCGCTATTGGCTCCGATCACGCCGGTTTCCGCTATAAAGAAGCCATCAAAAAATTCCTGACTGACCTCGGCCACGAGGTCATCGACAAAGGAACCTACGCCGAAACACCATCGGTCGATTACCCCCTGTTTATCCGGCCCGTTGCCGAAGCGGTTGCGGCTGGCGAGGTTGAGCGGGGCGTTGTGCTGGGCGGGTCCGGTAACGGCGAAGCCATCACTGCCAATCGGATCAAAGGCGTTCGGTGCGCGTTATGCTGGAATGAAGAGTCGGCCCGGCTGGGACGTCAGCACAACGATGCGAATGTTATCTCCATTGGTGAGCGGATGATGTCGGAAGAAACGGCCCTGAAACTCGTTCAGATCTGGCTCGACACGCCGTTTGAGGGCGGGCGGCATCTGGCTCGTATTCAGGAACTGGACGAGTAA
- the zwf gene encoding glucose-6-phosphate dehydrogenase, with the protein MIPATNQRPQATVLFIFGGSGDLNLRKLTPALYNLFIDKYLPEHFAVVGIGRSKYTDDSFRERLLEGVNEFSRRKDGPWNEFAPNISYLQMDGGDAAAYSNISEFVDAKRAEWGESPNVLFYLAVAPQLVPGIATNLAKLPLCSDKIHVRIVVEKPFGHDLKTAQELNALLGGLFAEEQIYRIDHYLGKETVQNILALRFANSLFEPIWNRRYVEHIQITASETVGLEGRGGYYEGSGALRDMIQNHLLQVLCMVATEAPISFEANEVRNKKVDVLNAIRRIQPDQVNEFAVRGQYGPGKVKDKEIPGYREEEGVDPNSATETFAAVKLFVDNWRWEDVPFYLRTGKSMPEKTTVITVQFKPAPSYAFPAEATGNWEANRLIISIQPAMDIRLRFQAKRPGQTLAIDPVEMVFSYKTAYDGQEPEAYETLLLDALTGDATLFMRADQVEAAWKVVTPIIEAWGNEAPTDFPNYAPGSWGPQAAMDLIEKDGFHWTTK; encoded by the coding sequence ATGATTCCAGCAACTAACCAGCGGCCCCAGGCTACCGTTCTTTTTATCTTCGGTGGCAGTGGAGACCTTAATTTGCGCAAACTCACCCCCGCGCTTTACAATCTCTTTATCGATAAATACCTGCCTGAACACTTTGCGGTGGTTGGTATCGGGCGAAGTAAGTATACCGACGATAGTTTTCGCGAACGGCTGCTTGAGGGCGTAAACGAGTTCTCCCGGCGGAAAGATGGCCCCTGGAATGAGTTTGCACCCAATATCTCGTATCTGCAAATGGACGGGGGCGATGCCGCAGCCTATTCGAACATATCGGAGTTTGTCGATGCTAAGAGAGCGGAGTGGGGCGAATCACCCAACGTACTGTTCTACCTGGCCGTCGCTCCTCAACTCGTGCCGGGCATCGCAACGAATCTGGCTAAACTACCGCTGTGCAGCGATAAAATACACGTCCGGATTGTGGTTGAAAAGCCATTCGGTCACGATCTGAAAACGGCTCAGGAGCTAAACGCGCTTCTGGGAGGTTTGTTTGCCGAAGAGCAGATTTACCGAATCGATCATTATCTCGGTAAAGAAACTGTCCAGAACATTCTGGCCCTGCGCTTCGCCAACTCACTTTTCGAACCGATCTGGAATCGTCGCTACGTTGAACACATTCAGATTACTGCGTCCGAAACGGTTGGCCTGGAAGGGCGTGGCGGTTATTATGAGGGGTCTGGCGCACTGCGCGATATGATCCAGAATCACCTGTTGCAGGTCTTGTGTATGGTAGCTACCGAAGCTCCCATCAGTTTTGAGGCCAATGAAGTCCGCAATAAAAAAGTAGACGTACTAAACGCCATTCGTCGCATCCAACCCGATCAGGTCAACGAATTTGCCGTACGGGGGCAGTATGGTCCGGGTAAGGTGAAGGACAAGGAAATTCCCGGATACCGCGAAGAAGAAGGCGTTGATCCCAACTCAGCTACCGAAACGTTTGCTGCCGTTAAGCTTTTCGTTGATAACTGGCGGTGGGAGGATGTACCGTTCTACCTGCGTACGGGTAAGTCGATGCCCGAAAAAACGACGGTCATTACGGTCCAGTTCAAACCCGCACCAAGTTACGCATTCCCGGCCGAAGCAACGGGTAACTGGGAGGCCAACCGACTGATCATAAGCATACAACCTGCTATGGATATCCGGCTCCGGTTTCAGGCCAAGCGGCCCGGCCAGACGCTGGCTATCGATCCGGTCGAGATGGTATTCAGCTACAAAACGGCCTATGATGGTCAGGAACCGGAAGCCTACGAAACGCTGTTGCTGGACGCCCTGACGGGTGACGCGACGCTGTTCATGCGGGCCGATCAGGTGGAAGCGGCTTGGAAAGTCGTAACGCCCATCATCGAAGCCTGGGGAAATGAGGCACCGACCGATTTCCCGAATTACGCGCCGGGTTCGTGGGGTCCACAGGCTGCCATGGACCTGATCGAGAAAGACGGGTTTCACTGGACGACAAAATAG
- a CDS encoding 3'-5' exonuclease has translation MPFLVLDLEMTGPEPDYNEIIQVGAVLFDDNWVEKGQYLTNVYPENKDAFSSSSEKIHNLSLADLEDAPMIYDVLPEMEEWICQQLGIRVPKGQLDRTPFLRDVIICGQSVINDINFLKEAYRYEKLKWPYSRVLLDLHTLAYFSFRILKANGRKTPDRLSLTAIASYFGFAREDGFHNALEDAVLTAKCLKEVFKLSEGLKLLA, from the coding sequence ATGCCTTTCTTAGTCCTCGACCTTGAGATGACCGGCCCTGAACCGGACTACAACGAAATAATTCAGGTTGGTGCCGTTCTTTTCGACGACAACTGGGTCGAAAAGGGTCAGTACCTCACTAATGTGTATCCCGAAAACAAGGACGCCTTTTCGTCGTCTTCCGAAAAGATTCATAACCTGTCGCTGGCTGATCTGGAAGACGCCCCAATGATCTACGATGTGCTCCCCGAAATGGAGGAGTGGATCTGTCAGCAGCTGGGTATTCGTGTGCCAAAGGGACAACTGGACCGGACACCTTTTCTGCGCGATGTGATCATCTGCGGTCAGAGCGTGATCAATGACATCAATTTTCTGAAAGAAGCGTATCGCTACGAAAAGCTCAAGTGGCCGTATTCGCGGGTGCTGCTCGACCTGCATACGCTGGCTTATTTCTCGTTCCGGATCTTAAAGGCAAATGGGCGTAAAACACCCGACCGACTAAGTTTGACGGCAATTGCCAGCTATTTCGGCTTTGCCCGCGAAGACGGTTTCCATAATGCGCTGGAAGATGCCGTCTTGACCGCTAAATGTCTGAAGGAGGTGTTTAAACTCAGCGAAGGATTGAAATTACTTGCCTAG
- the pgl gene encoding 6-phosphogluconolactonase has protein sequence MQLIITKNPADLAKKAADFIAKRIKDVLKKKDRFTIALSGGSTPKALHELLAKSPYREQIPWAQLHVFWGDERYVPIDDEQSNAGMAYDTLLGHVYTPEDQIHVWRTELEPEAAAADYDRILHEYFGETGPSFDLVLLGMGDDGHTLSLFPGTDVVNEKTAWTKAYFLTQQDMYRLTLTAPITNRAACVLFLVAGPKKAEPLKEVLEGDYNPNKYPSQEIKPTDGELVWMVDEKAAALLAK, from the coding sequence ATGCAACTCATTATCACGAAAAATCCTGCCGATCTGGCAAAGAAAGCGGCTGATTTTATAGCGAAACGCATTAAAGACGTTCTGAAAAAAAAGGATCGATTCACCATTGCCCTGTCGGGTGGGAGTACCCCGAAAGCACTGCACGAATTATTGGCTAAATCGCCTTACCGTGAACAAATTCCGTGGGCGCAGTTGCATGTTTTCTGGGGTGATGAACGGTATGTGCCCATCGATGATGAGCAGAGCAATGCAGGCATGGCTTACGACACGCTGTTGGGCCATGTGTACACACCCGAAGATCAGATTCATGTCTGGCGCACCGAACTCGAACCCGAAGCGGCCGCGGCTGACTACGATCGGATTTTACACGAGTACTTTGGCGAAACGGGCCCATCTTTCGATCTTGTACTGCTCGGTATGGGCGACGATGGACATACCCTCTCGCTCTTCCCCGGTACGGATGTTGTTAATGAAAAAACGGCCTGGACAAAAGCCTATTTCCTGACGCAACAGGACATGTATCGGTTGACACTAACGGCACCCATCACGAATCGAGCGGCCTGTGTATTATTTCTGGTGGCAGGCCCTAAAAAAGCCGAACCGCTGAAAGAAGTACTGGAAGGAGACTACAATCCAAATAAATACCCATCACAGGAAATCAAGCCAACGGATGGCGAGCTCGTCTGGATGGTCGATGAGAAGGCAGCCGCATTACTTGCCAAATAA